ATTGAGTCAACTCGATGGTTTTGGCTGTCAAGTCAATGGCTATCGCATAGCTACCGGTCTCTCCCACTACTACAAAATTGCTGTCTGCATCTTCGTTGTCTCCGAGCACTTCCGTCACCGAACCTTCGGCGAAGTAGCTGTACCCGAACACAGGGTCACTCCAGTTGTCCATTTCGCCAAAGAATCTAAACGAAGACCCGTTGGTAAAATCGGTAGTCCCTTCGAACTTGCCATCCCCGAGATAAGTCAGTTCGTAGGCTGTCCCAAAAGACCACCCTTGGTCATCTCCCACCAAAAACAGCGTCGTGACTTCCGTTGGTGTTTCTTCCTCTTCCTCCTCCTCTTCTTCTTCTAACTCTCCAGCGACCATCTCGATCGTCTTCTCATTGAGGTTCACTGTGATCGTATAAGCTCCCGTGGCTGCACCGTTGGTGAAGTTGTTGTCTGCAGGTCCGCCGTCCGTCAAATCAGCAGGAATCGTACCTCCTTCGAAGTAGGTATAATTGTACTGTGTAGCAGCCCAATCGGCGTGCTCAAAGAATCTCCAAATACTCCCCTGTGTGAAAGTGGTCGTCCCTTCGAACACACCCGGAGCAATCGCTCCCAACTGGAAAGCCGTATTGGTATCCCATCCCTGGTCATCACCAATGATATACAGCGTCGGCGCATCTTCCATCGTGATGGTCTTGGTGTTGAGATTCACAGTGATCTGATAATCTTGATCAGTGCTCGTATACTGGAAGTTGGCATCACCATCCCCCGAATTGATCAACACATCGGGTATCGTTCCACCTTCGAAATAGTCTGCATTCCACTGGGTAGCATCCCAAGCCGGCGTCTCGAAGAATCGGAAAAATCCGTCAGCCACAAATGGGCCGATACCTATGTACTCACCTGGACCTGTACTCTCCAAAACCATCGGAGCAGCCAAGTCCCAATTTTGGGCATCCCCTATCAAATAGATCGGAGGAAATGTCGTTGCGTAAGTCGTGATTGATGCAGAGATGGTATTGGAAGCAACAGGATCAACTCCCTCACCAATCGATGACACCACTCTAAAATCCACAGCATACGCCTCCTCTGGCATAGCACCCAAACTCAACAACGCAGTATTCAACGCACCTTGAGTCAGAGACAAGGTATCTTCCTGCGTCGAGCCCAGTGCCATGGCATCTGAGAAATCACTGCCTGATGGAGCCACTTGCAACTGATATACAACCGATGCAGAGAATCCATAATCCGCTGCAGTCCATTCGAATGTATCGAATGCATCACCTGCCTCCTCATACAAAAAAACGTAACTACTTGAGGGCAATGCTGACAGTTCGTTGACTGCCGCGTCCGTATCTAAGATGGCCTTTTCGACGAGTTCTTCTTCACAACTCGACATGACCAAAGCCAGCAATAGCGCTGTATATATTTTAAGAATATTCTTCATGTCTTTCTATTTTAATAACCGTCAGTTGGAGTAAGATTTGGGTTGGCTACCAGCTGTGCTGAAGGCACTGGGAACACGTCTCTAAAACTACCTGTAGCCATTCCATCTTTCACTTTCCCTTTCCAAGGCCACTGATAGGTCCCGTCTGTGAACTGCTCAAAACGCACCAAATCCGTACGTCTGTGTCCTTCCCAGTAGAGTTCTCTCGCTCTTTCATCCAAGATGAAATTCAAGTCCAAATCTGCATCGACTATATTCCCAGAGTTGTCTCCATAGGCGCGTGTGCGCAGCGCATTGACGTAGGTCAAAGCCTGTGCACGCGACCCACCTTGTCCACCACGTAGCACTGCTTCGGCATACATCAAGTAGGCATCCGCCAATCTAAACAGTGGAAAGTCAGTATCTACCTGCACACTCTGATTGGAGTCCGATAGGTCACCATTCAATTTTCTATTTCTATACTTGGTGATCGCATACCCATCCGAAAACAGTCCGATATCGTTGATTTCCAAACTCTGTCCGTCTGTCCAAAACAAAGCTCTCGTATCGTTGGTCAAATCAAACTTGTTGACCAAAGCAGAGGTGGTTCTCAAACCGGACCACGCATCGCCTGTCCCAAACATCCCTAGGGCATCCATCGATCCACCGATTTGTGAGTGCAGTAGGTACACCATGCCTCCCCAAGTCTGCGTCTGCAACCCATCGTAAGTAATCGGAAAAATCATCTCCGGACTGGTATGGTTGTCCGCCACAAAACTGTGCATGTAGGCCGTCGGGATTGTATACCCCGCAGCAAGCACGGGCTGCAAGGCTGTCAAACACTCATCGTATCTCGATTCACCAATGTATACTTCGGCGTTGAGGTACATTTTGGCCAAGAGCATCCCTGCTGCTCCTTGGTCGGCACGGCCATACTCGAAGCGTGCATCGCCCAACAACGGCAGGATTTCCGTCAACTCATCCACTACATAGGCAAACAAATCTTCTCTCGTGATACGCTCAGGAAAGAATGCTCCTGGCAAATCCTCCTCCGTCACAAAAGGCATCGCGCCAAACAAGTCCACTCCATGAGCATAGGCCAAAGCACGCAAAAATCTCGCCTCGGCATGAAACCGCTGAACTTCCGCTTCCGAATGTCCTGCAGCAGCACGCAAGTACTCGTTGCACAGTGCTACAGTGTACATGATCCGTGAATGCATCGCAGCGATGAATCCATCGTTGGCCGTCCATGTATGCCAGTGAAAATCCTTGATCGTCGCATCGTTCCATGAGAGGACTGCTTCGTCGGTCGTCAACTCTTGATGATTCCAATACTGACGCAAGTAGTTGCCAAACCCTTCGTCGATCCCTTCGATATCAGGATATCCATCGGGTCCTTGCTGTCCACTGAGTGCCAGTGTTGCATAGAGCTTTGCCAGCCCCTCTTTATAGTCTGCAGTAGTCGTATAAGCCTTGTCAGCACTCACTACGTCTGGATCGGTAGGGCTGACATCCAAATCATTGACACAAGACACGAGTGTCAGTATGCACAACAATAGGATCGATGTATAAATATTATTTGCTTTCATTTTAATGCGCTTTTGG
The DNA window shown above is from Reichenbachiella sp. 5M10 and carries:
- a CDS encoding SusE domain-containing protein, with product MKNILKIYTALLLALVMSSCEEELVEKAILDTDAAVNELSALPSSSYVFLYEEAGDAFDTFEWTAADYGFSASVVYQLQVAPSGSDFSDAMALGSTQEDTLSLTQGALNTALLSLGAMPEEAYAVDFRVVSSIGEGVDPVASNTISASITTYATTFPPIYLIGDAQNWDLAAPMVLESTGPGEYIGIGPFVADGFFRFFETPAWDATQWNADYFEGGTIPDVLINSGDGDANFQYTSTDQDYQITVNLNTKTITMEDAPTLYIIGDDQGWDTNTAFQLGAIAPGVFEGTTTFTQGSIWRFFEHADWAATQYNYTYFEGGTIPADLTDGGPADNNFTNGAATGAYTITVNLNEKTIEMVAGELEEEEEEEEEETPTEVTTLFLVGDDQGWSFGTAYELTYLGDGKFEGTTDFTNGSSFRFFGEMDNWSDPVFGYSYFAEGSVTEVLGDNEDADSNFVVVGETGSYAIAIDLTAKTIELTQ
- a CDS encoding RagB/SusD family nutrient uptake outer membrane protein, which codes for MKANNIYTSILLLCILTLVSCVNDLDVSPTDPDVVSADKAYTTTADYKEGLAKLYATLALSGQQGPDGYPDIEGIDEGFGNYLRQYWNHQELTTDEAVLSWNDATIKDFHWHTWTANDGFIAAMHSRIMYTVALCNEYLRAAAGHSEAEVQRFHAEARFLRALAYAHGVDLFGAMPFVTEEDLPGAFFPERITREDLFAYVVDELTEILPLLGDARFEYGRADQGAAGMLLAKMYLNAEVYIGESRYDECLTALQPVLAAGYTIPTAYMHSFVADNHTSPEMIFPITYDGLQTQTWGGMVYLLHSQIGGSMDALGMFGTGDAWSGLRTTSALVNKFDLTNDTRALFWTDGQSLEINDIGLFSDGYAITKYRNRKLNGDLSDSNQSVQVDTDFPLFRLADAYLMYAEAVLRGGQGGSRAQALTYVNALRTRAYGDNSGNIVDADLDLNFILDERARELYWEGHRRTDLVRFEQFTDGTYQWPWKGKVKDGMATGSFRDVFPVPSAQLVANPNLTPTDGY